CTAAATTTATCCAACCTTCAACTCCCCCATTATCAGGTGATATAATTACTATTAAATCAGTTAAAAATATATTTCCATATATTTTCCCATCTATATATTCAAGTTCGTTAATATTAACAATGGGAACATCGTTGTTGTCAAACACTTCTAAAACCCTTTCTTCTTTGAAAGTTTTAGGGTCAATAAAATGTAATTTATTAGTACCATCACTCATAATCAAATATTCTCCATCAGTGGTAAGCCCCCATCCCCTGCTATTATATTTAAAGTTACCAAGAAACTTTAAATCCTTTTTATTATATATAAAACCTATCCTCGACTTCCACGTTAATTGATAGATTTTATCTTTTAATATTGTTGCCCCCTCTCCAAAATACATTAGTGGTAGTTTATAGGTTTTTATATATTCATTGCTACCAAGTTTATATTTTTTAATATAGGTTGAGCCATATTTACCGGTGCTCTCATATATAATCCCATCTTCATAGACAAAACCCTCTGTAAAATTGTTCACATCATGAGGATATTTTTTTACTATTTCATAGGTGAATATTTTTTCATTTTTTGACCCATTATTACTAGAATAAACTAGGTTTAAATTAAACAAAAAGATTATAATAATAAAATTAATAATATTTTTCATAATATATAAAATTCAAATGGAATTTATTTTAATTTATATTATAAAGAATAAAAAAAGTCAAATAAGTTCGTATTAAAAAGTTATGCCCTAATTTAAGGGCATAACTTAATATATCAAACTTATTTATTTACTATGAACAGGTTTGGGTGTCTCTGATGTAGCCTCAGGTAAAATTGGATACTCTATCTTAGGCTGTTTTCCCGTTAAGGTCTTAAGAAATGAAACAATATTATCTGTTTCATTTTCAGATAGGTCGACCCCAACCTGAGTTTTTGCCATTATTTTAACAGCTTCAGCTAATTCCCACACTGTTCCAGAATGAAAATAAGGGGATGTCAAGGCGACATTCCTTAGTGTTGGCACCTTGAATACATATTTATCACTTTCTTTTTTTGTTACCTCATACCTTCCCATATCTCCAGCTATT
The nucleotide sequence above comes from Deferribacterota bacterium. Encoded proteins:
- a CDS encoding glutaminyl-peptide cyclotransferase, which encodes MKNIINFIIIIFLFNLNLVYSSNNGSKNEKIFTYEIVKKYPHDVNNFTEGFVYEDGIIYESTGKYGSTYIKKYKLGSNEYIKTYKLPLMYFGEGATILKDKIYQLTWKSRIGFIYNKKDLKFLGNFKYNSRGWGLTTDGEYLIMSDGTNKLHFIDPKTFKEERVLEVFDNNDVPIVNINELEYIDGKIYGNIFLTDLIVIISPDNGGVEGWINLEGILEDVELEEPVDVLNGIAYDDKKKRLFVTGKLWPYIFEIKLLPLDDNN